The Halorientalis sp. IM1011 genome window below encodes:
- the cbiT gene encoding precorrin-6Y C5,15-methyltransferase (decarboxylating) subunit CbiT, translating to MSRVALPHDAKAGPTKPEVRAVLLSKLGLTDGDHFVEVGSCTGAVTIEAARQAGRVTAVERKESRLETTEKNLDANETSAEVDLRAAEAPEGLPEDADALFLGGSRNYEAVLDHAVETGVDRVIMNVSRLEVAGAATEAFRERGLLEDVVQFQVSHGYELAGATSFDSDNPVYMLIGSASGSEVAADGGQP from the coding sequence ATGTCCCGCGTAGCGCTCCCACACGACGCGAAGGCGGGGCCGACCAAACCCGAGGTCCGGGCCGTGTTGCTCTCGAAGCTAGGGCTCACGGACGGGGATCACTTCGTCGAAGTCGGCTCCTGTACCGGTGCGGTCACCATCGAGGCGGCCCGGCAGGCCGGACGCGTCACCGCCGTCGAACGAAAGGAATCGCGACTGGAGACGACCGAGAAGAACCTCGACGCGAACGAGACCAGCGCCGAGGTCGACCTGCGAGCCGCGGAGGCCCCCGAGGGGTTGCCCGAGGACGCCGACGCGCTCTTTCTCGGCGGTTCCCGCAATTACGAGGCAGTTCTCGATCACGCCGTCGAGACCGGTGTCGATCGCGTGATCATGAACGTCTCGCGGCTGGAGGTCGCCGGTGCGGCCACCGAGGCCTTTCGCGAACGTGGCCTGCTGGAAGACGTCGTCCAGTTCCAGGTCAGCCACGGCTACGAACTCGCCGGCGCGACGAGTTTCGACTCGGACAACCCGGTCTACATGCTGATCGGGAGCGCGAGTGGGTCGGAGGTTGCGGCGGACGGAGGGCAGCCATGA
- a CDS encoding 4Fe-4S dicluster domain-containing protein: MSSQSDGGDAGDGVDLAEGIDHQVAMVMDLNKCIGCQTCTIACKTNWTEGGGRDYMYWNNVETKPGSGYPKDWEEMGGGWTDDGSERQPGQLPEKEEYGRAWEFNHEQIFYEGSDEPLRPMDGAEWGPNWDEDEGAGEYPNSYYFYLPRICNHCTHPSCVEACPRSALYKREEDGIVLVDQERCRGYRYCVEGCPYKKVYYNSVKKTSEKCIFCYPRIEGEGPEGEVRAPSCAEDCPPQLRLVGYLDDEDGPIHKLVNEHEVAVRLHPEYRTEPNVYYIPPYAPPQHSERGESLDSERIPRNYLEELFGPEVNEALNTIERERNRVERGEESEVMDILTTDNPAQQYRLEVFDDEE; encoded by the coding sequence GTGAGTTCCCAGAGCGACGGCGGCGACGCGGGAGACGGCGTCGACCTCGCGGAGGGAATCGACCACCAGGTCGCGATGGTGATGGACCTGAACAAGTGTATCGGCTGTCAGACCTGTACCATCGCCTGCAAGACCAACTGGACCGAGGGCGGCGGCCGGGACTACATGTACTGGAACAACGTCGAGACCAAGCCCGGGTCGGGCTATCCCAAGGACTGGGAGGAGATGGGCGGCGGCTGGACCGACGACGGGAGCGAACGCCAACCCGGCCAGCTCCCCGAGAAGGAGGAGTACGGCCGCGCCTGGGAGTTCAACCACGAACAGATCTTCTACGAGGGCAGCGACGAACCGCTCCGGCCCATGGACGGTGCGGAGTGGGGGCCCAACTGGGACGAGGACGAGGGGGCCGGCGAGTACCCCAACTCCTACTACTTCTACCTGCCCCGGATCTGTAACCACTGCACCCACCCGTCCTGCGTGGAGGCCTGCCCCCGCAGCGCCCTCTACAAGCGCGAGGAAGACGGCATCGTCCTCGTCGACCAGGAACGGTGTCGGGGCTACCGCTACTGCGTCGAGGGCTGTCCCTACAAGAAGGTGTACTACAACTCGGTGAAGAAGACCTCCGAGAAGTGCATCTTCTGTTACCCCCGCATCGAGGGTGAAGGACCGGAGGGCGAGGTTCGGGCCCCATCCTGTGCCGAGGACTGTCCGCCCCAGTTGCGGCTGGTCGGCTACCTCGACGACGAGGACGGGCCGATCCACAAACTCGTGAACGAACACGAGGTGGCGGTCCGGCTCCACCCCGAGTACCGCACCGAGCCCAACGTCTACTACATCCCACCCTACGCGCCGCCACAGCACTCAGAGCGCGGGGAGAGCCTCGACTCCGAGCGCATTCCGCGCAACTACCTCGAAGAGCTGTTCGGGCCGGAGGTCAACGAGGCGCTGAACACGATCGAACGGGAGCGAAACAGGGTCGAACGGGGCGAGGAGAGCGAGGTGATGGACATCCTGACGACCGACAACCCCGCCCAGCAGTACCGGCTGGAGGTCTTCGACGATGAGGAGTAG
- a CDS encoding molybdopterin-dependent oxidoreductase, whose amino-acid sequence MSERTDTDDGSDGVDAARRDFLKGLGAATAVGVTGFGLGQQSAMNSLEIVDDPIGDYPYRDWEDLYREEWDWDSTARSTHSVNCTGSCSWEVYVRNGQVWRESQAADYPRFDEDIPDPNPRGCQKGACYSDYVNADQRVLNPLRRVDDRGSGQWEQISWDEALTEIAEEVIETVQAEEYDAISGFTPIPAMSPVSFASGSRLINLLGGVSHSFYDWYSDLPPGQPITWGTQTDNAESADWYNADYIIAWGSNINVTRIPDAKYFLEAAYNGTKRVGIFTDYSQTAIHTDEWISPEPGTDTALALGMARVIVEEGLYDEAHLKEQTDMPLLVREDTGKFLRVSEVQGLSTNADRPDQMFVMQDGQGNLRVAPGSLGERDGQKDPTESIALDFDPQLAVEGSVRTTDGQVSIQSVWNNLTDELANYTPEYIYEETGVGRETHQEIAREFAEAEKAKIIHGKGVNDWYHNDLGNRAIQLLVTLTGNLGEQGTGLDHYVGQEKIWTYKGWQTLSFPTGSVRGVPTTLWTYFHAGILDNTDAETAAKIRESIEKDWMPLYPSERSDGTRPDPSVLFVWRGNYFNQAKGNVAVEEELWPKLDLVVDINFRMDSTAMNADIVLPTASHYEKHDLSMTDMHSYVHPFTPAVEPLGNSKTDWQIFRELAGKIQEIAQQRGIDPIPDRKFDREIDLTSVHDDYVRDWETGEEGALTEDRAASEYILEHSEESNPSDTNEQLTFDDIDEQPRRLLAAGDHWTSDIEEGEAYTPWKRYVQDKEPWPTFTGRQQYYVDHDWFLELDEELPTHKSPPTLQEKSDYPLRYNTPHGRWSIHSTWRDSEKMLRLQRGEPVVYLNPEDMAERGIEDGDTVTVYNDLAEVEVQAKRYPSSEPGTVRMYFAWEKFQFPNDNNFNSLVPMYMKPTQLVQYPEDTGEHLYFFPNYWGPTGVNSEVRVEVEPTDGSGSGGSGGGDGQ is encoded by the coding sequence ATGAGTGAACGAACGGATACGGACGACGGATCGGACGGAGTCGACGCGGCCCGCCGTGATTTCCTGAAGGGACTCGGCGCGGCGACGGCGGTCGGCGTCACCGGCTTCGGCCTGGGACAGCAGAGTGCGATGAACAGTTTGGAGATCGTCGACGACCCGATCGGGGACTACCCCTATCGGGACTGGGAGGACCTCTACCGCGAGGAGTGGGACTGGGACTCGACGGCCCGGTCGACCCACTCGGTCAACTGCACCGGCAGTTGCTCGTGGGAGGTGTACGTCCGCAACGGGCAGGTCTGGCGCGAATCGCAGGCGGCTGACTACCCCCGATTCGACGAAGACATCCCGGATCCGAACCCCCGGGGCTGTCAGAAGGGGGCCTGTTACTCCGACTACGTCAACGCCGACCAGCGCGTCCTGAATCCGCTTCGGCGGGTCGACGATCGCGGCTCGGGCCAGTGGGAACAGATCTCCTGGGACGAGGCCCTCACCGAGATCGCCGAGGAGGTGATCGAAACGGTGCAGGCCGAGGAGTACGACGCCATCTCCGGGTTCACGCCGATCCCTGCGATGAGCCCGGTCTCGTTCGCGTCGGGCTCGCGGCTGATCAATCTGCTGGGCGGCGTCTCCCACAGCTTCTACGACTGGTACTCGGACCTGCCGCCGGGCCAGCCGATCACGTGGGGCACCCAGACGGACAACGCCGAGAGCGCCGACTGGTACAACGCCGACTACATCATCGCCTGGGGCTCGAACATCAACGTCACGCGCATCCCCGACGCGAAGTATTTCCTCGAAGCTGCCTACAACGGCACGAAACGCGTCGGCATCTTCACCGACTACTCCCAGACGGCGATCCACACGGACGAGTGGATCAGTCCGGAACCGGGCACCGACACCGCACTCGCCCTGGGGATGGCCCGTGTCATCGTCGAGGAGGGGTTGTACGACGAGGCCCACCTCAAAGAGCAGACCGACATGCCGCTTTTGGTCCGGGAGGACACCGGGAAGTTCCTCCGGGTCAGCGAGGTCCAGGGCCTGTCGACGAACGCCGACCGCCCGGACCAGATGTTCGTCATGCAGGACGGGCAGGGGAACCTGCGGGTCGCGCCCGGGTCGCTCGGCGAACGCGACGGGCAGAAGGACCCGACCGAGAGCATCGCACTCGACTTCGACCCGCAACTCGCCGTCGAGGGGTCGGTCCGGACGACGGACGGACAGGTCTCGATTCAGTCGGTCTGGAACAACCTCACCGACGAACTGGCGAACTACACGCCCGAGTACATCTACGAGGAGACGGGCGTCGGGCGAGAGACCCACCAGGAGATCGCTCGCGAGTTCGCCGAGGCCGAGAAGGCCAAGATCATCCACGGCAAGGGGGTCAACGACTGGTACCACAACGACCTCGGGAACCGCGCGATCCAGTTGCTCGTGACGCTGACTGGCAATCTGGGCGAGCAGGGCACCGGGCTCGACCACTACGTCGGGCAGGAGAAGATCTGGACGTACAAGGGCTGGCAGACCCTGTCCTTCCCGACCGGCTCCGTTCGCGGGGTGCCGACGACGCTGTGGACCTACTTCCACGCGGGCATCCTCGACAACACCGACGCCGAGACCGCGGCGAAGATCCGCGAGTCCATCGAGAAGGACTGGATGCCGCTCTATCCCTCGGAACGGTCGGACGGAACTCGTCCCGACCCATCCGTCCTCTTCGTCTGGCGGGGGAACTACTTCAATCAGGCCAAGGGCAACGTCGCCGTCGAGGAGGAGCTCTGGCCGAAACTCGACCTCGTCGTGGACATCAACTTCCGGATGGACTCGACGGCGATGAACGCCGACATCGTCCTGCCGACGGCGAGCCACTACGAGAAACACGATCTCTCGATGACGGACATGCACAGCTACGTGCACCCCTTTACCCCGGCGGTCGAACCCCTCGGGAACTCCAAGACCGACTGGCAGATCTTCCGGGAACTGGCCGGGAAGATCCAGGAGATCGCCCAGCAACGCGGGATCGACCCGATCCCCGACCGGAAGTTCGACCGTGAGATCGACCTGACGAGCGTGCACGACGACTACGTCCGCGACTGGGAGACCGGCGAGGAGGGCGCGCTGACCGAGGACAGGGCCGCCTCCGAGTACATCCTCGAACACTCCGAGGAGTCGAATCCGTCGGACACGAACGAACAGTTGACCTTCGACGACATCGACGAACAGCCCCGGCGGCTGCTCGCGGCCGGCGACCACTGGACCTCGGACATCGAGGAGGGCGAGGCGTACACGCCCTGGAAGCGCTACGTGCAGGACAAGGAGCCGTGGCCGACCTTCACGGGACGCCAGCAGTACTACGTCGATCACGACTGGTTCCTCGAACTCGACGAGGAACTACCGACGCACAAGTCGCCGCCGACGCTGCAGGAGAAGTCGGACTACCCGCTGCGATACAACACGCCCCACGGTCGGTGGTCGATCCACTCGACCTGGCGCGACAGCGAGAAGATGCTGCGGCTCCAGCGCGGCGAACCCGTCGTCTACCTCAACCCCGAGGACATGGCCGAACGGGGGATCGAGGACGGCGACACCGTGACGGTGTACAACGACCTGGCCGAAGTCGAGGTCCAGGCCAAGAGGTATCCCAGCAGCGAACCCGGCACCGTCCGGATGTACTTCGCCTGGGAGAAGTTCCAGTTCCCGAACGACAACAACTTCAACAGTCTCGTACCGATGTACATGAAACCCACACAGCTCGTCCAGTACCCCGAAGACACCGGCGAACACCTGTACTTCTTCCCCAACTACTGGGGGCCGACCGGCGTCAACAGCGAGGTCCGCGTCGAAGTCGAACCCACCGACGGGTCTGGTTCCGGCGGCAGCGGCGGAGGTGACGGCCAGTGA
- a CDS encoding molecular chaperone TorD family protein: MASNDAPTGPDPGRLAGEIDTDAGARGAVYALLAAAFDQPDEELYRAVETGAFREEIAALVDRTDLDVTVPDLTTEDDYEKLCARYNDLFVIGFSEVVDATDGTMRHEEPPVSLYESAHRPEVSWNDVNLDLARAYEYFGCQVDQDERDNHDHLQLQLEFMGYLCRREAAVDPDVAAARLDFHDRHLRVVGEAVADGIAAEPGTEFYGDLGEFLDAFTDADVDDLAARREGGGSA, encoded by the coding sequence ATGGCCTCGAACGACGCACCGACCGGCCCGGATCCGGGCCGACTGGCCGGTGAGATCGACACCGACGCGGGCGCTCGCGGCGCGGTCTACGCGTTGCTGGCGGCTGCGTTCGACCAGCCCGACGAGGAACTCTACCGTGCGGTCGAGACCGGCGCGTTCCGCGAGGAGATCGCCGCGCTGGTCGACCGCACCGATCTGGACGTGACAGTGCCCGATCTGACCACCGAGGACGACTACGAGAAACTGTGTGCGCGGTACAACGACCTGTTCGTGATCGGGTTCTCGGAGGTGGTCGACGCCACCGACGGGACGATGCGCCACGAGGAACCGCCGGTCTCGCTGTACGAGTCCGCCCACCGGCCGGAGGTGTCCTGGAACGACGTGAACCTCGACCTGGCGCGGGCTTACGAGTACTTCGGCTGTCAGGTCGATCAGGACGAGCGGGACAATCACGACCACCTTCAGCTACAGCTGGAGTTCATGGGCTATCTCTGCCGCCGTGAAGCGGCAGTCGATCCGGACGTGGCGGCGGCGCGGCTCGACTTCCACGACCGGCACCTCCGGGTTGTCGGCGAGGCCGTCGCCGACGGAATCGCCGCGGAACCCGGGACTGAGTTCTACGGCGACCTCGGCGAGTTCCTCGACGCGTTCACCGACGCGGACGTGGACGACCTCGCCGCCCGCCGCGAAGGAGGTGGGTCGGCGTGA
- a CDS encoding ethylbenzene dehydrogenase-related protein yields MRSRELTLAAALAVALVATTVAVPALVEARPAFAVPVHEGGDDATFDSPGSEDWDEAPAATLHLSSAESGLPNASSTSVEEVDLQAVRADERLYLKLSWADATRDTSTAEVREFADAVAVQLPVNESARPPITMGAADNPVNVWFWRADGTHEELLAGGAGTTSPMGGTLENASRYENGTWEVVLSRDTAGDGANRTAIPDEEDLDLAVAVWNGSNGERSGHKAASDWYYLELSGGPQGPPYELLLWAVAGAAIVITTLVTVEGVRRTRGEA; encoded by the coding sequence ATGAGGAGTAGGGAACTCACGCTCGCGGCCGCGCTCGCGGTGGCGCTGGTCGCGACGACGGTTGCGGTACCGGCGCTGGTCGAGGCGCGGCCGGCCTTCGCGGTGCCGGTCCACGAGGGCGGCGACGATGCCACCTTCGACAGCCCGGGCAGCGAGGACTGGGACGAAGCTCCGGCGGCGACGCTGCACCTGAGCAGCGCCGAGAGCGGCCTCCCCAACGCCAGTTCGACCAGCGTCGAGGAAGTGGATCTGCAGGCCGTCCGGGCCGACGAGCGGCTCTACCTCAAACTCAGCTGGGCGGACGCGACGAGGGATACCTCCACGGCCGAGGTCCGGGAGTTCGCGGACGCGGTCGCCGTTCAGTTGCCGGTCAACGAGAGCGCCCGACCGCCGATCACCATGGGCGCGGCGGACAACCCGGTGAACGTCTGGTTCTGGCGAGCCGACGGCACGCACGAGGAACTGCTCGCGGGCGGTGCCGGCACCACGTCGCCGATGGGCGGCACCCTCGAGAACGCCAGCCGATACGAGAACGGGACCTGGGAAGTCGTCCTCTCACGTGATACTGCGGGCGACGGGGCCAACCGGACGGCGATCCCCGACGAGGAAGACCTAGACCTTGCCGTCGCGGTCTGGAACGGCTCGAACGGGGAGCGCTCGGGCCACAAGGCCGCGAGCGACTGGTACTACCTCGAACTCAGTGGCGGGCCGCAGGGGCCGCCCTACGAACTCCTGCTGTGGGCCGTCGCTGGCGCAGCAATCGTCATCACGACGCTCGTGACGGTCGAAGGTGTCCGGCGCACGCGGGGTGAGGCCTGA
- a CDS encoding HEAT repeat domain-containing protein, with translation MRDPEEATDGPPDPRTHPEQSPGFGEDPEGLEDIEVSRDVTIGEATPRELQATDLSPVADASAAEKIDDLLSGDHVERRRAALALGEERPEEAVLDAVIAATNDPDDDVRQFAVESLADLGGERAAAAVVETLADEDPWVRAEAVVALDNIDRIEFEDRIEAALSDDHHAVRRNAAISLFKHRGEDLLPVLLEQSRADSERLREWAAHLMAGIDDERATERLTELAEDDDEPQVVRSTAARAVEADPGKFRRQFTGGIEGESTALPGEDRLNRRPDL, from the coding sequence GTGAGAGACCCCGAGGAGGCGACCGACGGGCCGCCGGACCCGCGGACCCACCCGGAGCAGAGCCCGGGCTTCGGCGAGGACCCCGAGGGCCTCGAAGATATCGAGGTGAGCCGGGACGTAACTATCGGCGAGGCTACCCCGAGAGAACTCCAGGCGACCGATCTGTCACCCGTCGCGGACGCATCGGCCGCCGAGAAGATCGACGACCTGCTTTCGGGCGACCACGTCGAGCGCCGACGGGCCGCGCTGGCGCTGGGCGAGGAACGCCCCGAGGAGGCCGTGCTGGACGCGGTGATCGCGGCGACGAACGACCCCGACGACGACGTGCGACAGTTCGCCGTCGAGTCGCTGGCGGACCTGGGTGGCGAGCGAGCGGCGGCGGCCGTCGTCGAGACGCTGGCCGACGAGGACCCCTGGGTGCGAGCCGAGGCGGTCGTCGCGCTCGACAACATCGATCGTATCGAGTTCGAGGACCGTATCGAGGCGGCGCTGTCCGACGACCACCACGCCGTTCGTCGCAACGCCGCCATCTCGCTGTTCAAACACCGCGGCGAGGATCTGCTCCCGGTCCTGCTGGAGCAGTCCCGTGCCGACAGCGAACGTTTACGGGAGTGGGCCGCACACCTCATGGCCGGGATCGACGACGAGCGCGCGACAGAGCGACTGACCGAACTGGCCGAGGACGACGACGAGCCCCAGGTCGTCAGGAGCACGGCGGCCCGGGCCGTAGAGGCCGATCCCGGGAAGTTCCGCCGGCAGTTCACCGGCGGCATCGAGGGCGAGAGCACGGCGTTACCGGGGGAGGACCGGCTGAACCGCAGACCCGATCTATGA
- a CDS encoding cytochrome bc complex cytochrome b subunit: MGRLDRIYGFFDDRLDLEESKSFLGKAFPAEDSFLLGEVALFCFLILVLTGMFLGFFFEPSTTEVEYEGSVAEYQGEELPEAFVSVLNITYDVPFGMLLRRMHHWAAHLFIASMALHMLRVFFTGAYRNPRELNWLVGTGLAGSSMFAAYTGYALPFDEFASTAVGIGYNVALSVPLIGETLGQVVFGGSFPSSATIPRLFFLHVLIFPLIIGALLAVHMLILMRQKHTEAEREGDVAGRETVDRDDDTVVIGLPAVPNQVAVSAVVFFLTLAVLSLLAGFLPVHNIAEYGPNNPASTPSLIMPDWFLMWGYGFLKLVPAWMSFDLFGIHVSAEFIGGLMLPGLVFLAVAAWPFIDYSEEQTHFATSPLERPWQTAVGIAGVTFIMVASIAGMDVIVADIVGSSTAAIKPFLLAALFLVPIAAGLITYAVLRGGEEPPAGGESAAADGGAPARTGSTTEDTDD; encoded by the coding sequence ATGGGGCGACTCGACCGCATCTACGGCTTCTTCGACGACCGGCTGGACCTCGAAGAGAGTAAATCCTTCCTCGGGAAGGCCTTCCCCGCCGAGGATTCGTTCCTGCTCGGCGAGGTCGCGCTGTTTTGCTTCCTGATCCTCGTCCTCACGGGGATGTTCCTCGGCTTCTTCTTCGAGCCGAGCACCACCGAAGTCGAGTACGAGGGCAGCGTCGCCGAGTATCAGGGCGAGGAGCTGCCGGAGGCGTTCGTGAGCGTCCTCAACATCACCTACGACGTGCCCTTCGGCATGCTGCTCCGGCGGATGCACCACTGGGCGGCCCACCTGTTCATCGCCTCGATGGCCCTGCACATGTTACGGGTGTTCTTCACGGGGGCGTACCGCAACCCGCGGGAGCTCAACTGGCTCGTCGGAACGGGTCTGGCCGGGTCGTCGATGTTCGCGGCCTACACGGGCTACGCGCTGCCGTTCGACGAGTTCGCCAGCACGGCCGTCGGCATCGGCTACAACGTGGCGCTATCGGTGCCGCTGATCGGCGAGACGCTGGGGCAGGTCGTCTTCGGCGGGAGCTTCCCCTCCAGTGCGACCATCCCCAGACTCTTCTTCCTGCACGTACTGATATTCCCGCTGATAATCGGCGCGCTGCTGGCCGTGCACATGCTTATCCTGATGCGCCAGAAGCACACGGAGGCCGAGCGCGAGGGCGACGTGGCCGGTCGGGAGACCGTCGACCGGGACGACGACACCGTCGTAATCGGCCTGCCGGCGGTGCCCAACCAGGTGGCGGTCAGCGCCGTCGTGTTCTTCCTGACACTGGCGGTGCTCTCGCTTCTGGCCGGGTTCCTCCCGGTCCACAACATCGCCGAGTACGGTCCCAACAACCCCGCCTCGACCCCGTCGCTGATCATGCCCGACTGGTTCCTGATGTGGGGCTACGGGTTCCTGAAGCTCGTGCCCGCGTGGATGAGCTTCGACCTGTTCGGGATCCACGTCAGCGCGGAGTTCATCGGCGGCCTCATGCTGCCCGGGCTGGTGTTCCTGGCGGTCGCGGCCTGGCCGTTCATCGACTACAGCGAGGAGCAGACCCACTTCGCGACGAGCCCCCTCGAGCGGCCCTGGCAGACCGCGGTCGGCATCGCCGGAGTGACCTTCATCATGGTCGCCTCCATCGCGGGGATGGACGTGATCGTCGCGGACATCGTGGGCTCGTCGACGGCCGCGATCAAGCCGTTCCTGCTGGCCGCGCTGTTCCTGGTTCCCATCGCCGCGGGGCTGATCACCTACGCGGTGTTGCGCGGGGGCGAGGAACCGCCGGCGGGCGGCGAGAGCGCGGCGGCGGACGGCGGCGCACCGGCACGGACAGGATCGACGACGGAGGACACGGATGACTGA
- a CDS encoding P-loop NTPase: MSSEDTTTTEPLSDRVEAALRKVRDPDADVNVFEAGLIDDVRIDGSDVTVQVDLSEFPPSEGQAVTSTMMRAVSDVEGVERAHVEQAPRSADTEGREIGVETADRVIAVASAKGGVGKTTVATTLACALAAHGDDVALFDADIHGPNVPELLSVSGPVQSDEEGHPVPIDVSASDGAVRGDEDADGGPGDLEIMSVGLMNDSQPLAWRGAMAHDALTELFEETAWAAPDTLVIDLPPGTGDVALTTLQEVRVDGVVFVTTPFHAAVSDTHRSLQLFEENEVPVLGVVSNMGEFVCDSCGEHHDLFDGDDPIDALDVPVLAEVPFTGDMQSQPRPTPDDVPDVALELGGAVADRIEEIWTVEVPENAVDLRGVPPEERRDRVRDAFEGIESGERFEVVSDRNPGPVREFLEDLIDGELTTCQVKRQNPDTWRCRTEKP, translated from the coding sequence ATGAGTTCCGAGGATACCACCACGACCGAACCGCTTTCCGACCGCGTCGAGGCCGCACTCAGGAAGGTGCGCGATCCCGACGCCGACGTGAACGTCTTCGAGGCGGGCCTGATCGACGACGTGCGAATCGACGGCAGCGACGTGACAGTACAGGTGGACCTCTCCGAGTTCCCGCCCAGCGAGGGCCAGGCCGTCACGTCGACGATGATGCGGGCCGTCTCGGACGTAGAGGGCGTCGAGCGAGCCCACGTCGAGCAGGCCCCAAGGTCTGCCGACACCGAGGGCCGCGAGATCGGCGTCGAGACGGCCGACCGCGTGATCGCCGTCGCCAGCGCGAAAGGCGGCGTCGGGAAGACCACAGTGGCGACGACGCTGGCCTGCGCGCTGGCGGCCCACGGCGACGACGTGGCGCTGTTCGACGCCGACATCCACGGCCCGAACGTCCCCGAACTCCTCTCCGTGAGCGGCCCAGTACAGTCCGACGAGGAGGGGCACCCCGTGCCGATCGACGTGAGCGCGAGCGACGGAGCGGTCCGCGGCGACGAGGACGCCGACGGCGGCCCGGGGGACCTCGAAATCATGAGCGTCGGGCTGATGAACGACAGCCAGCCCCTGGCCTGGCGGGGGGCGATGGCCCACGACGCGCTGACCGAACTGTTCGAGGAGACGGCCTGGGCCGCCCCCGACACGCTCGTGATCGACCTGCCGCCCGGCACCGGGGACGTGGCCCTGACCACCCTGCAGGAGGTGCGAGTCGACGGCGTCGTCTTCGTGACCACGCCCTTCCACGCGGCGGTCTCGGACACCCACCGCTCGCTCCAGCTGTTCGAGGAGAACGAGGTACCCGTCCTCGGCGTGGTCTCGAACATGGGCGAGTTCGTCTGTGACTCCTGTGGCGAACACCACGACCTGTTCGACGGCGACGACCCCATCGACGCCCTCGACGTGCCAGTTCTCGCAGAAGTCCCCTTCACGGGCGACATGCAGTCCCAGCCTCGCCCGACCCCCGACGACGTGCCCGACGTGGCACTGGAACTCGGCGGAGCCGTCGCCGACCGAATCGAGGAGATCTGGACCGTCGAGGTGCCCGAGAACGCGGTCGATCTCCGTGGCGTTCCGCCGGAGGAACGCCGCGATCGCGTCCGGGATGCCTTCGAGGGAATCGAGAGCGGCGAGCGGTTCGAGGTCGTCAGCGACCGGAATCCCGGGCCGGTCCGGGAGTTCCTCGAAGACCTGATCGACGGTGAACTGACGACCTGCCAGGTCAAGCGGCAGAACCCGGACACCTGGCGGTGTCGGACTGAAAAGCCCTGA
- a CDS encoding MarR family transcriptional regulator → MSDESGESNVLRSKRDATRYQILVQIAERQPAVSQQEVAEAIGITSQAVSDYLQDLIKQGFVRKHGRGRYEVTKEGVDWLISHTSRLEEYVTHVSEEVIGQVEIETAIATGDIEEGQPVSLSMHDGTLQATPGTAGSATAVAVTDADAGTDVGVTDFEGVLDYELGDVTIVSLPRVDNGGSRAVDTDRVANLAADHDLLAVGGTEALAAARAADTDPDLRFGTAEAVREAATRGLDVLLLTVETDLAGHTDRLREDNVSYEIVDAAE, encoded by the coding sequence ATGTCGGACGAGTCCGGCGAGTCGAACGTGCTCCGGAGCAAGCGGGACGCGACCCGCTACCAGATCCTCGTCCAGATCGCCGAGCGCCAGCCCGCGGTCAGCCAGCAGGAAGTCGCCGAGGCTATCGGGATCACCTCCCAGGCGGTCAGCGATTACCTGCAGGATCTCATCAAGCAGGGTTTCGTTCGGAAACACGGCCGGGGTCGCTACGAGGTGACCAAGGAGGGCGTCGACTGGCTCATCTCTCACACCAGCCGCCTCGAGGAGTACGTCACTCACGTCTCAGAGGAGGTGATCGGTCAGGTCGAGATCGAGACCGCCATCGCGACGGGCGACATCGAGGAAGGCCAGCCCGTCTCGCTGTCGATGCACGACGGTACTCTCCAGGCCACGCCCGGTACTGCCGGCTCGGCGACGGCGGTCGCGGTTACCGACGCCGACGCCGGAACGGACGTCGGTGTCACCGACTTCGAGGGCGTCCTCGACTACGAACTCGGCGACGTGACCATCGTCTCGCTCCCGCGGGTCGATAACGGCGGGAGCCGCGCCGTCGACACCGACCGCGTAGCGAATCTCGCCGCCGACCACGATCTGCTGGCGGTGGGGGGCACCGAGGCGCTGGCCGCCGCCCGCGCCGCCGACACCGACCCGGACCTCCGCTTCGGCACCGCCGAGGCCGTCCGCGAGGCCGCGACCCGCGGGCTAGACGTCCTCCTCCTGACCGTCGAAACCGACCTCGCGGGCCACACCGATCGGCTCCGCGAGGACAACGTCAGTTACGAGATCGTCGACGCCGCCGAATAA